The following proteins come from a genomic window of Ferrovibrio sp. MS7:
- a CDS encoding CaiB/BaiF CoA transferase family protein translates to MSNEAASLPLAGLRVVEFSHMVMGPTCGLVLADLGAEVIKIEPVPEGDGTRRLVGAGAGFFVMFNRNKRSFAIDSKSEQGRAALLKLIDSADVVTENFRPGALEAQGFGYEALRLRNPRLIYCSLKGFLAGPYEHRTALDEVVQMMGGLAYMTGPPGRPLRAGSSVNDIMGGMFAAIAILAALRQREATGLGQYVKSGLFENNIFLVAQHMAQFAVTGKAPAPMPNRISAWGIYDLFTVKNDEQVFVAVVSDTQWKIFCDAFDLPDLFADKTLATNSQRVAGRDRLIPRLAETFAAYSKAELSAKLERHGLPFAPVTRPEELFDDPHLNQSGGLLEMTLPDGRVTRLPGLPVEMGEGRLPLRRSPPQIGEDGAALLAELGYSREEIAALAAQGVVRLAD, encoded by the coding sequence ATGAGTAACGAGGCCGCATCCTTGCCGCTCGCCGGCCTGCGTGTCGTGGAATTCTCCCACATGGTGATGGGGCCGACCTGCGGCCTGGTGCTGGCCGATCTCGGCGCCGAGGTGATCAAGATTGAGCCGGTGCCGGAAGGCGATGGCACCCGCCGCCTGGTTGGCGCTGGCGCCGGCTTCTTCGTGATGTTCAATCGCAACAAGCGCAGCTTCGCCATCGACAGCAAAAGCGAGCAGGGCCGCGCCGCCTTGCTCAAGCTGATCGACAGCGCCGATGTGGTGACGGAGAATTTCCGTCCCGGTGCGCTGGAAGCTCAAGGCTTCGGCTACGAAGCGCTGCGGCTGCGCAATCCACGGCTGATCTATTGCTCGCTGAAAGGCTTCCTCGCCGGGCCGTATGAACATCGCACGGCGCTTGATGAAGTGGTGCAGATGATGGGCGGCCTGGCCTATATGACCGGCCCGCCCGGGCGGCCGTTGCGTGCCGGCTCGTCGGTGAACGACATTATGGGCGGCATGTTCGCCGCCATCGCGATTCTGGCCGCCCTGCGCCAGCGCGAAGCCACCGGCTTGGGCCAGTATGTGAAAAGCGGCCTGTTCGAGAACAATATCTTCCTGGTGGCGCAGCACATGGCGCAGTTCGCCGTCACCGGCAAGGCGCCGGCGCCGATGCCGAACCGCATCTCGGCCTGGGGCATTTATGATCTCTTCACCGTGAAGAATGATGAACAGGTTTTCGTCGCGGTGGTGTCTGATACGCAGTGGAAGATTTTCTGCGACGCCTTCGATCTGCCGGATCTCTTTGCCGACAAGACGCTTGCCACCAACAGTCAGCGCGTGGCCGGGCGCGACCGCCTGATTCCGCGCCTGGCGGAAACCTTCGCCGCCTACAGCAAGGCTGAGCTATCCGCCAAGCTGGAGCGCCATGGCCTGCCTTTCGCGCCGGTGACGCGGCCGGAGGAATTGTTCGACGACCCGCATCTCAACCAGTCCGGCGGCCTGCTGGAGATGACATTGCCCGATGGCCGCGTTACCAGGCTGCCGGGATTGCCGGTTGAAATGGGCGAGGGCCGCCTGCCTTTGCGCCGGTCGCCGCCGCAGATCGGCGAGGATGGGGCAGCACTGCTTGCCGAACTCGGTTATAGCCGCGAGGAGATCGCGGCGCTGGCGGCGCAGGGCGTGGTGCGGCTGGCGGATTAG